aaatattgttcatagataatctcgatcataaacccacaattcatcggatctcaattcatcggatctcgacaaacacaccgcaaaaagaattacatcgaatagatctccaagagaatcgaggagaactttgtattgagatccaaaaagagagaagaagccatctagctaataactatggacccgaaggtctgcggtaaactactcacacatcatcggagaggctatggtgttgatgtagaagccctccgtgatcgattccccctccgggggagcgccggaaaaggccccaagatgggatctcacgggtacagaaggttgcggcggtggaaatagggtttcttGGTGCTcccggatgttttcggggtatattaatatatataggcgaaagaagtcggttgggggagccacgaggggcccacgagggtggggggcgcgcctccctgcctcgtggccacctcgtcgcttccttgacgtccactccaagtctcctggattgcgtttgttccaaaagtcactctcccgaaggtttaattccatttgatattccatttctgcgaaacactgaaataggaaaaaaaacaacaatttgcactgggcctttggttagtaggttagtcccaaaaataatataaaagtgtataataaagcccattaaacatcaaaacagataatataatagcatggaataatcaaaaattatagatacattggagacgtatcaaaggaCTCTAAATTTCCCAGCCTACACTCCACATGGCTTTAACCGAATTGATTTTTTGTCCATGTTGATTCCCTCTCACCTCATAACTTCTTTCTCCACCACTACCTGTCATGCAGTTGGGGCCTGATAACTTTCTTCTTTAGATGGAGGAGGTTGGCATTACGGATATGGGGGATGGAGGAGGTTGGCATTACATATACTAGAAGGGTTGGACGCGCTTTGCTGCACCGTTGATGTTGTTGGGTATCTTAAAAAAAATCCACTATGTTATTacttttttgaaaagtcaaatctTTTTAAGTTTGATCAAATTTGTAGTTAAATAGATCAAAATCCATAACATCAAATCGATATAATTAGATTCATCATGACAATGAATTTCCATATTACTTTGTTTAATATTGTGGATGCCGATATTTTCGGctctaaacttggtcaaagttaaagGAATTTACTTTTCAAAAAACTATACCTCTTATATTTTGGAATTGATGGAATATTTAGTTCGGCGGGGTAGGGAGATGATGGAGTATGTTTTTTATAACATGGTGATTTGGTGGGCCTTTCGTGGTGTGATTCTGTGTTATCCGTTAATAAACCCAAATTTATGTGCGGAAATTTCTATGTCGGTAGCTGCATGTACTATATTGGTGCTACAGTACCAGGTGATGGTGTTTCTTTTTCCTATGTGGCGGGTGGTTGCGCGAGATTGATATGTTTCTATAGACCGGTTGCTGCTAATCGATTTGAAAAATCATTGGCCCGATCAAAATAGTAAACCAAATCTAAAATTGAATACCTCAATCGAATGAAAGGGCTTCAAAATTAGGGAGCATAGTGAATTAAAATAATTGAATGCGAGAGCTCCTCAAGAAATTGTTGACTCAGTCAAAATCGTGTGACCCAAATCTAAATTGAAGACATCAATTAATTGTGATGCCTTAAAAATTAGGAAACATAGTGTATAATATAAAAATAAATGAATGAGAGAGCCTTGAGAAATTGTTGACCTGGTTAAAATCGGGTGAATCAATTATAATTTGAGACCTCAATTGATTGCGAGGTCTTAAAAATTAGGGAGCTTAGTGTGTTGACCTAGTAAAAATCGAGTTGAACCAATTCTAAATTGAAGACATCAATTAATTGTGAGACATTAAAAATTAAGGAGCATAGTATATAGTATAAAAGAACTGAATGGGTAAACTTTGAGAAATTATTGACCCGGTCAAAATCGGATGGCCTAATCTCAATTGAAGACCTCAATTGAATGTGGGCCTTTTAAAACTAAGGAGCTTACTGTTATAAAGAGGATGGGGGAGATCGGCCTAATCTCAATTGAAGACCTCAATTGAAGACCTCAATTCCACACCTAAGGAATTTACACCGGCAGCCTCAACTAACATGTCTCAGCCTCACGCGCGTCATTTGGTAATTTCTCTTTATATTCCTATAACGGTTGGCACATATCAATATATCATGGTCGAACAGAAAAATGTGACCAGAAACGATGAGCATCCACTCTATAAACACATGGCCGATATTAGATTTTTTTTTTAGTGGAATTTGGAGACAACTTGAACTCAGACGGTGAGTGTTGATTTGCATCCCATCTGAATTATTTATGCGCggtttctctttcacccagcttGAAGGTTTACAAGCTAAACGGTTCTGTAAATTAATTCCAGCTTTGTCACGGTGCTATAGCAATTGGGACCATTAAACCTGAAACTGCAGCCTCTTTCATGCTTTGTTCAGATAagaaagtactccctccgttcacaaatactccctctgttcctaaatataagtctttctagagattgcaacaagtgactacatacggagcaaaatgaatgaatgtacactctaaaatatgtctacatacatccgtatgttgtattccattggaaatgtctaaaaagacttatatttaggaacagagggagtatatgatgttttggatatttcaatatggactacatacaaaCTGAAATGAGTGAACACAGACACTAAAATGTGTTTATATATATCTGATTCACAAAAAAAACATAaatcttatatttatgaacggagggagtagatcaaAATACAGTTGCTTCAACATGTCTTGGCAATAGGACTCCCGATAGTAGGATGCATGCTCAACTTAGCAAATTTCATCTGCAAATATAATGTCGAAGACAGATTGCACTGCAAAATGAGGAAGATAGAGTGAAATAGCATCAGATCAAACCATTACTAAAAACCATATCTTCAGTTTTATTGTTTCATTTCTTACCTTCATCTTTCGGTATGTTTGGTTGGTCTACCAAGAGTTGACGCATTGCAGCGATATCACTTGAACTGCAAAAGAAAGGGCACCAAAAGTAAATGAAGAAATATAAGAATCAAGGTTTGGCTAACTGCTGGTTTTAAGGGACGGGAGGGGGATTAGTATTAGGTAAACTAACAGTGATACAGAATTATCGGAAACAAATCTAAGGAGATCAAAAGAGAATTTAGTGGTCATAAATTCCAACTTGCCTGCTTTTCCATGTCAACAAAGAGATGATTGATGATTTTAGCGCATACCTGGCATATCAATGTATTATCAGTAAAGAAGTAGCTTCTGCTATGATAAAAAGAGTAAGATGCATATCAATGAACTGTCAGAAAAGAAGGCAAATAGCATCTTAAACATATGACACCAGCAAAAACAAAATGTACAAGAGAGACAGTACTGGTGAAAGCAGGTGAGTTTCCCATATATGAGATGGTAGCGCGACAGTCAAATGAGTCAGCTTCATATTATTTAAAAGAAAAAAGAGGATGTTCTAAAAAAAGAGCAGATCTGGTGAAGGTATTTCACTTGGTTCTTACTCAGCCTGGTGCATGTCAGACAGCGTTTGTAGCCCACCCAAGCAATCCGCAATAGTTGGCAAAATTCCCACTTGTAACTGCAACTGTTTCGCAGTGAGTGCCAATCCACCCCTCACCATCTGATTAGTATCATGCAGTACCTTGCTCAAACCTTTGGCAATGCCACTGAACTCCTCCCTGAAAAAAAATGCAGCAACATTGTAACACCAACTCGAAACAATTCCGTTGCATATATGCTTCTAGAGTTGGACCAAACCAAAAGCGGTTGCAACAACAGTGACAGCAGCTTACAGAGCCTCCCTCATTGAAACAAATATGAGCTCCAGGCTCTCCATCTGCACCCCCAAGAGATCCTCCCTGAAGTTGGGCACACACCGCAGGACACCATAATTTTTAGCATCTCCAAGTACCTTGTCAACACATGACACAGAGTAAGATTTTGAATCCTCCAGATACATGAGAATCCAACATCACAATGCAGCTAGGTAGCCACTAGTCACTAACATTAAATGAGCACCCTAGCTTGCATATTAGCAGCAGTATCAGGGATCACTATTCCTAAATTTTGGTCTGTTCTTTAACTGAAACCAATAAAATTTGCTACTGTAACCACCTTACTGTGAACCGTGCAGCACATTTACTAGATCTGTCAAACCCCATTACAGCTGCGAAATTGAGCATGCAAAGCACATCACTGAAGCTGCTGTGTACAAGTAGGACACAGATAAGCGCAAGGAAGGATCTGAGGAGAATGAAAGGTACCGGAAGGCGGGTGATGATGGCGGCGGCATTGGAGAACTGGGACAGGAGGCGGGAGTTGAGGTCATCCCATCGCTCCGTCTCCTCCCGTGCCTTCCTCACCCGCTGCTGCATCTTCCGCACCGCAGCCTCCATCCCGATCGACCGCTCGCCCCGTTTCCCTTCGCGACCCCGGTCCTCGATCAATTTCTTGGCGGGCTTGCCTGTTTTCTTAGGGAACGTCTGTGGCTGCTGAGAACAAGGCCCGTATGATAGGCTGGGCTGAGCTCGACCTGACCATCAGAGGCAATGACGTTTTGAGGAAAAAAACTAGTAACATACTTTGAGCTAACAAGAATCATATAAATATTTTTCTATTTGGGAGCATACTATGTCAGCAAATAGACTTGAGATGATTATGGCTGTGTCAAACTAACTATGCAAGGTTGTTCGTGCACTTCGACGAGCAACACACATTTTCATATTTGATCAGTAGAAACGAGTCTAATGGTACACTTACCCTCACTATGATCTCACCACACATAAACTTCACATTTGGTTTGTAAGCACTTTATTATCTTAAAAGATTTGatagtccccccccccccccccccccacacacacacacacccacgtaaTGAATCAACACGTAAAGCTCTTGCTTGTTCAGGAAAAAAATGTATTGATGAAAACAGAGCACAACTTCACATTATATGCCACGAGCATTAACAGTGCAAGTGGAAAATGAGATATTTTAAGAGGAATACATACCGGACAATAAAGAACTAATGCATACAGTTCAAATTAAGAGCAGTGTAAATACACATCCCCGTCAGGAAGTGATAGGTTCATAAAATATATTTTCAGAGGACGCACAGATGCACGAATGTGGAGTTCTTGGCTATCACGAATTTCATACAGAATTCAGTGgagaatttttattttttgccacGATTTACTTTGCATTTTGACAATTTG
The Aegilops tauschii subsp. strangulata cultivar AL8/78 chromosome 3, Aet v6.0, whole genome shotgun sequence genome window above contains:
- the LOC109772386 gene encoding uncharacterized protein At5g43822-like — its product is MEAAVRKMQQRVRKAREETERWDDLNSRLLSQFSNAAAIITRLPVLGDAKNYGVLRCVPNFREDLLGVQMESLELIFVSMREALEEFSGIAKGLSKVLHDTNQMVRGGLALTAKQLQLQVGILPTIADCLGGLQTLSDMHQAEYALKSSIISLLTWKSSSSDIAAMRQLLVDQPNIPKDEVQSVFDIIFADEIC